The Actinoplanes sp. N902-109 genomic interval GAGCCGCACACCCGCGCGCCGCCGGGCGGCCAGCGGCACCACGATGCGGGTGCCGTCGGGGAACTCGTAGAGCCGGCTGGCATCGGCGTAGCCGCGCGAGCCGAGACAGCTCAGCCAGTCCGGCGACTGGGTGACCACGGCGTCCGGGTCGGCGGCCAGGGCCCCGGTCCAGACGTCGCGCGGGGCGGGCGTGACCACGCGCATGCCGCTCACCAGCTCTCCCCCCGCAGCTGCGGCCAGCTCCGGACGGTGCTGACCGCCCGGGCCTCGGCCGCGGTGACCGGCCGCTCGCTCGCCGCGCGCAGCTCGTCGAGGGCCGTGGTGGCGGGAACCCCGCGCAGCACGCGCAGCAGGGCCGCGGTGACCAGTACCGGGCCGTGCCCGTCGCGGTCGTGCAGATAGACCACCCCGGTGCCGGTGGCCGAGCGCAGGAAGCGAACCAGCCGCACCAGCTCATCGGCGCTCGGCGCGGCGCCGTCGGCCACCGCCAGCTGCAGGCTGCGCTGCCCGAGGGCCCGGGTGGCGGCCTGCTCCTCGACGGCCATCCCGCCGACGGCGACCACCGCGCGCACGCCGTGGTCGTCGCGCAGCCGCAGCAGGTCCACATCGGCCGGGCCGCCGCCGCGCAACAGGCCCGGTGCCACGGTGGCGACCGCCAGCGACGACGGCAGGGTGCGGTCGGATGCCGATCCCAGCACCCCCGAGGCCCGCACGCCCAGGGCCGCGCCGGGCAGCAGGACCAGCGCGGCCAGCACCGCGAGCCGGTGACGCCGACCGGCCGGGGGGCAGCTGCCGAACGCCGGGCGGCGCCGGAACGGGATGACGGTCATACCGCCTCCGCGCGGGTCTCGGGGGCCGGTTCCCGGCGGCGGCGCACCCGGGTCAGCAGCAGCGCCAGTGCGGCAGCGGCCAGCGCGGCGGCCCCCGAGCGCAGGAACGGGGTGACCGAGGACGGCTCCTGCGGCCCGGCGACGGTGGGCAGCGCCGGTGCCGGCTGCGGCAGGCGGGCGGCGGCGGGCGGGTCCACCAGCCCCTCGGCCAGGGCGAGCCGCCCCACCGGGGCCAGGCTCACCACGGTCGAACCGGGGGCGTGCTGCAGGACCGCCGCGGCGAACGGCTGGCGGACCTGCCCGTCGGCCATGGTGGCCGGTGGTCCCAGCGGTGCGCCCAGCTCGCGGGTGGCGGCGGCCGCGATGACCGGGTCGGACAACCGGCGATCGGCCCGGTCGGGCGGGGGCAGCTGCGCGTCCCGGTACGCCGCGGTGCGCGCCAGCCGCGCCACCACCGGCAGCGGGCCGTCCGGGGTGCGCACCACGCCCTCGAACACCTGATTGCCGGCCCAGCCCGCGGTCAGCGGTGACCCGGTCTGCGTCTTGTCCCAGCGGCCGTTCACCGGGAAGCCGGTGCAGGCCGAGGTCAGCGCGAACGAGCCGGCGCTGGTGGCCCGGACGTCGGCCAGCGGGTCACCCGGGTTCATCGGCACCCGCCACAGCTCCAGACCCTGGTAGGTGGCGCTGGGGAAACGCGCTACCCGGGTGCCGTTGCCGCGGATCCAGTCGGTGAGCTGGGGGTTGCTGGTGCCGTACCGCAGCGCTGCGTCCTTGTCGCTGAGGAAGAACAGGTGCACGCCGTCGGCCACGGCGGCCGGGCCGACCGCGTACGACGTGACGGTGTAACCGGGCAGCAGGTGCTGGTACTTGTCGGGGTCGCCGCTGGCGTTGACCGGTTCGCACACCGGGACCGTGGCCCGCACCAGCGCGGTGGCCCGCAGCAGCGCGTCGTTGCGGGGCAGCAGGAAGCGTCCCCACGAGACGGCCGCCACGGCCAGCACCGCCGCCAGCGGCACCGCCACCAGCACCGGGCGCCGGGCCGCGCTGGTCACGGCGTCGGCGACCAGCACCGTACCGGTGATCGCGGCGGGCATCAGGTAGACGAAGAACTGCTCGTTGAGCGTGCCCAGCAGCACCGTGTACGCCCCGAAGCCGTAGCTGGTGAGCAGCCACGCCAGCAGCCACCGGGCACTTTCCGGCGGGCGGCGCAGGACCAGCCACACCAGCGCGGCGGCCCCGGCGGCCAGCAGCAGATAGCTGGTCGCGTACTGGCCGGCCTGGTCGAGCACGGCACCGGCGAAGGAGGTCTCCGGCCGGTTCCACCCGGTGATCTGCACGGTGCCGAGCAGCCGCTGCGCCGTCGCCACCTTGACGTCCAGGAACTCCCCGCCCAGCCCGAGCTGCACCGCCCACAGCGGGAACAGCAGCCACACCGCCAGCCCGGTCAGCAGCGCCGCGCCGGCCCGGCGCAGACCGGCCCGGTCCCGGCCGAGCAGCCCGAACACCGCCGGGGTGAGCAGCAGGAACAGCGCCACTTCCTTGGTCAGCAGGGTCAGCCCGGTGGCGGCGCCGACCAGGACCACGTACCGCAGCACCGGGCCGCGCCACAACGCGACCGCGAGCCAGAGCGTGACCAGACAACCCAGCAGGGCGAACGGCTCGATCACCGCCATCCGGCCGTAGCGCAGCAGGATCGGGTCGGTCGCCGCGAGCAGCACCACCGCCGCGGTCAGCACGGCCCGGCGCCGCAGCCCGGCCATCGGCACCAGCCGGCGCACCAGCGCGGCCAGCACCAGCACGCACGCTGCCGCGGCGAGCGCCGCCAGCACCCGGGACCCGATGATCGCGTCGCCCAGCGCGGCGGTGTCCAGGCCGAGCGTCCGGAGCCAGCCGGCCTGGGCCAGGAACGACAGCGGCGGGTGCACGAACATCGGCCGGCCGGTCCAGGTCAGCTCGCCGGTGGTGGCCACCTGCTGCGCGGCGCGGGTGTAGACGACCTCGTCGTACTGGCTGTCCGGGCTGGACCACAGGTTCCACAGCAGCGCCACCGCGGTCACCAGCACGCACACCGGTGCGAGGAAGGACCGCCGGGCGAACCGGGCGGCCACCGCGCGCACGTGTGCGATCTCCCGTGGCCGGATCAGACCCAGACCCACGACCAGCCCCACGTACGCCGCGAGGGCGGCCGCGATGCCCAGCAGGTCCGCCGGCGCGGGCAGCCGCGGGGCGAACAGCAGCGTCGCGATCAGGGTGCCGGTGGCCACCGCGTAGGCCGCGAACGTCCCGCCGGCCACCCGGCCCGGCCGGTGGTAGGTGAGGTACACCGCGGCCAGCAGCACCGCACCGGTCGTGGCCCCCAGCGCGAACGCCACGGCAGCGCCCGTCGTGCCCCAGCGGGGGACCAGCAGCAGCAGGCCGGTCAGCTGCACGAGCACGGCGATCGGGGCGCGGCGGGCCACCGCACCGGCCAGGCCCTGCGCGTACAGGGCCTTGACCAGCAGGTCCGCGGCGATCAGGGCGACCGTACCGGCGGTCAGCACCCGGATCAGCGTGGCCGCGTCGGCGTACCCGCCGGGGAACAGCACCCGCAGCGGTGTGGCCGGGGCGATCAGCAGGACGAGCTGCAACGGCACCAGGGCGAGCAGCACCCAGCGCAGCACCGCGACGAACCACTCGTGGCTCTCCCGCCGGGTGCGCCCGGTGGCCATGGAGGGGAACGCCGCGTCGCCCATGGCGTTGGCCAGGTAGTACGGGATCCGGGCGAGGATCACGGCGACCTGGTACGCGGCCAGCGCGGCCGTGCTGATGCCGAAGCCGCGCCCGAGCACGCTGAGCACCAGCACGTCCAGGGTGACCAGGAAGGCGATGCTGCCGGTGCCGGCCCCCGCGGGCAGCGCCTGCCGGGTGACCGCGGCCCCGGCGAACGGCCCCCACCCCGGCAGCCGGTCCCGCAGCGCCCACCCCGCGCAGCCGATCGCCGCGGCCGCACCGGCCAGGAACCCCAGCGCCACGCCCGCGGCGCCCAGGCCGGCCAGGGCGACCAGGGCCAGCCCGGCCACCGCCTTGACCGCGATCTCGGCGGTCTGCATCGCGCCCAGCCCGTCGAAGCGGCGGCTGCCGTGCAGCGCACCGCCGAGCGCCGCCACCACGGCCAGCAGCAGGACGGTCAGGGCGACCACGACGGTCACCCCGGGCGAGGCGTCCGGCAGCACGTGCCGCGGGGTGGCCTGCAGCACCACCAACGTGCCGGCCAGCACGACCGCGATGGCCAGGTTGACCGCGATCGCCGAGCGGAACACCGGCGGCCAGCCGTCCGGGTCCCGGGCGATCGTGCGGGCCAGCACCCAGGGCATGCCCGCGCCGAGCACCATGCCCGCCAGCAGCAGCACGTTCTGCAGCACGCTGACGGCGCCGAACTCGCTGCGCGGCAGCAGCCAGGCCAGCGCCACCCCGAACCCGTAGTTGAGCACCGACGTGGCGGCGAACCGCAGCATCAGCACCACGCCACCGCCCGCCGCGGTGCGTTCGGTGCGCAGGTCAGGCACCGGGGCGACCCCCGTCGGCGTCCGCACCCGACAGCACCAGCGCCGGCTGCGCGAGCACCGCGGCCGGCACGCTGCGGGCCGCCGAGACCAGCGCCTCCTCGTAGCGGTCCACGCAGGTGTCCCAGCCCAGCCCCTCGGCGCGGCGGCGGGCCGCCCGGCTGAGCTGGTCGAGCCGGATCCGGTCACCGGCCAGCCCGAGCAGCGCCGAGCGCAGCCGGCCGACATCACCGGGCGGCACCACGATCCCGGTCCGGTCGACGAGGTCGCGCACCCCGGGCAGGTCGGTCACCACCGGCACGCACCCGGCGGCCATCCCCTCCAGCACCACCAGTCCGAACGCCTCGGCCTTGGTGACCGAGGGCAGCACGACCACGTCGCTGTCGTCGTACCGGGCGGTCAGCTCGGCGTCCGGCACCCGGCCCAGGAACTGCACGTTGGTGGTGCCCAGGTCGGCCGCGAGCAGCTGGTAGTCGCGCAGGTGGTCGCCGGCGCCGATGAGCACCAGCTCGATGCCGTGGCACCCGGCGACGGCCGGCAGCAGCGCCTCCACCCCCTTGTACGGGCGCATCTGCCCGACGAACAGCACCCGCAGTGGCCGCAGCCCCCGCCGCTGGCGCAGGGGTTCCGGCCGGGCGTCCACCCCCCACGGCACCACCTGTACCGGCCGGCCGCCGGGCAGCCCCAGCTGGTCGGCGTAGTAGCGCGAGGTGGTGACGGTCAGCGTGACGCGCGCCGACAGTGCCCGGTGCATCCGGTCGTAGACCCGGCACAGCCGTTCGGCCCCGCGGATCTGCAGCGCCGAGTGGTGGGTGTAGACGATCGCGCACGACGCCCGGGTCAGCCGGGCCAGCACGAGGAACGCGTCGCTCATGGTGGGCACCGGGCCGTGCAGGTTGACCACGTCGTAGCCGGACAGCCGGCGGGCCAGCGCGGGCCAGTACAACGCCAGCGCGCTGAGCCGCACCTCGCCGAGCATCAGCCGGGGGATCTGCACCGAGGACAGGACGTCGACGTGGTGCCCGCGCCCGCGCAGCCCGGCGGCGAGCCGGTCGACCGAGCGGGAGATGCCCGACACGATCGGCGGTGCCTCGCTGGTGATGATGAGGATGCGCAGGTGCCGGCCCGGTGTCCGGCGTGGTGCCGGGCGCGCCCCGGTCATCCGGTGCAGATGTCGTGCGGCCACCAGGAGCGGCCCGACCAGGAGCGCCACGACGCCGGCGGCAAGCGCCGCTGCCTGACTCATATCCGTTCAAGCGCCGCCGGCCGCGGAAGTGTCACTGTGTCCCGTTGGCCTGCGCGATGAGCGCCGCATAGCGGTCGAAAGCGGTGGTGCCGTCCCACAACTGCTGATCGTGCGCCCAGTACATCCCCTCGAAACCGCACGACACCATCTCCCGTACGCTCGCCGTCATCATCCCCGCAGCCGACGTGTCGGCGTAGTGCCGGTTGAGCCGGGCCGGCTGGTTCAGGCCCGGGTTCTCGCCGTTGAGCCGGAAGCCGTGCGCGCCGGCCACCCGGGCCAGCCAGCGGGTCGCCGGCCAGGCACCGGTGCGCGGGTCGTCCAGCGGCACCCGCCGGTCGCCGGGCTCGCAGGTGTGGGCCCGCCCGGGTTCGTCGGCCATCGAGGACACGTAGACCACGATCCGCTCGTCGGGCGGCAGGCTCGCGTACAGCAGGTGCCACACCGCGCCCACCCCGGTGATGCTGTCGGGCAGGTAGGCGGCGATGTCCCGGTCGTACTCGGCCGGTCTGCTGCCGACGCCGGGCGTGAGGATCTGGTACGAGCCGGTGAAGCCCGCGGCGGTGAGCTCGCGCATCTGCCAGGTGACGACGTCGGCGAGCGCGCGCACGTACCAGTCGGCCCAGCGCCGGACGTCCGCGGTGGACACCGAGCGGTCCCCGGGCCGCCAGCCGGGCAACGGGTTGGGCGCCAGGGTGGGCGGGCGGCCCGGGCCGTTCTGGGCGGCCGGGTCGAACGCCCAGTAGCTGCCACCGGCCGGGTACAGCACCTCGGGCTCGGCGCCGGAGGTGAGCCGGATCGCGCTGAACCGCCGCAGGTCCAGGTCTCGCGCGAGCCGGCTGAGATAGGCCCGGGCCAGGTCGCGCAGGCGTTGGTTGAACACCAGGTTCACCCCCGGCGAGCGGGCCCCGTGCTGGTCGACGAACCGGCTGTCCGGGGCGGCGAGCACCCAGTCCGGTGGGTAGTGCAACCCCAGCCCGAGCGTGACCCGCAGGCCCGCGGTCTCGTAGCCGTGCAGCCGGTCCCGGGCGGCGCGGGCGTAGGCCTCGTCGAAGCGGTCCCGGGCCGGTTCGTACGCCGCCCAGCTGAGCTCCATCATCGCCATCCCGACCCCGTGCGCGGCCTCGGTGGCGGCGTGCCCGGGCAGCGTCTCGAGGGTGCCGAAGGTGTAGTGCACCCCGCTCTCGGTGGCCGTGCCGCGCAGCGCGACCACGGCGACCAGCACGAGCACGAGCACGCCGAGCAGGCACCGGGCCCGCACCGGTCACTTCCCGGGGTCGACGCGGGCGGCCAGCCGGCGCAGCCCGCGGGAGGCGGCCATCCGCACCGCGCCCGGGCGCTTGCCGAGCATCCGGGCGGTGGCCGGGCCGTCGAACCCGACCACCACGTGCAGCAGCACCGCCTGGGCCTGCTCCGGCGGCAGCCCGGCGATCAGGCCGATGGCGCGGGTGGTGGACATCCGCTCGGCCGCCTGCTCACCCGCGTCGCCGGTCACCGCCAGGTCCGACAGGTGCTCGATCGGGGTGAGCACGGCCGGCTGCCGGCGGGTGCGGCGGACGTGGTCGATCGCCCGGTTGTGCGCGACGGTGAACGCCCATGCGCGGAACCCGCTGCCGCCGGTGAACCCGCCGAGGTCGCGGGCGATGCGTAACCAGGCCTCGGAAGCCACGTCCTCCGCTTCGTCGCCGACCAGCGCCCGCAGGTAGCGCAGCAGACCGGGATGAACGGCGTGGTACAACCGCCGGAACGCTTCCTCGTCACCCGTTTTCGCCGCGGTGATCACCGGTGACAGATCATTTTCCGTCACCGTCGACCCATTTCCGCACCCCGTCCGGCCATCTGTGTCCCGATCTCGCAAAGTGGATAGGGAGAGCGATGTCATCCTATGCGTGACCGGACGATCACAGTGGACTTCCTGTGCGCTTTCTGAAAAGGGGAAGATCGTTTACCGGCAGGGGAAAAAGGTCCCGGGCGCATTCAGTTGATCAGCCGGTGCGGGAGACGCTCGGCCAGGTGGTATTGCCGTTCGTCCGGAGGGTGACGCCGAAGGTGTTGCCGCTGCCGTTCGGTCGGGCCGGTCGCTCCACGACTGGCCGGCCGCCGGCGTTGACGTGCGGCGCCCGGTGGCAATCCGATCAGGCCGCGTCCATGGATCATGAGAAGTCTTTTTCAATCGACGGAAACCTATGATTGTTTCGATCTGGTTAATGCGTCGACAATTATGGGGAAATCCCCGGAAGGGGAAGCCCCCTGCCCGGCGCGTTGCCGGAGCAGGGGGCGATGTCGAAAGTTACGAGCGAACGTCCACCTCATAGATGCGGGCCGCGGCCGAACCATCCTGAGCCGGGGTGACCACGGCAATTCGCAGATATCGGGCGTCGGCATTCACGGCGGTCGTGGTGCTGTCGGCCGTGTTGCCCCGGACCTGGGCCCGGGTGGTCCAGGTGCTGCCGTCGGCCGAGGTCTGCACGTCGAAGTCGCGCGTGTTCCACCGCGGGTACTCACCGCCGGCACCGGCGTGGCGGATCACCACCGAACCGATGTGCCGGCTCGACCCGAGATCCGTCTGCAGCCACTTGGAGCTGCCCTGCGAACACCACTTGTCGTACCAGCCGCCGAGCCAGCTGCCGTTGAACGCCCGGTCCGCGCTTTCGGTGGCCGCGCACGACGAGTCCGCACTCGCCGGCTTGCGCAGGGCGAGGTCGGCGGGGGCGCTGCTGCTGCCGTACACCTGCAGCTCGTAGATCCGTGCGGTGCCGCTGCCGTCCGCGGCGGGCTGGCTCGCCTCGAAGCGTACGTAGCGCGCCGTGCGGGCCGGGATCGGCAGATAACTGCGGCTGGCTCTGGCCCCGCTCACCGCCACCGCGGTGCTCCAGGTGCTGCCGTCGGTGCTGGTCGAGATCGTGTACGCGCCGGTGTTCCAGCCGGTCTGCTCGCCGCCGAGCCCGGCGTGCTCGACCACGAACGAGCTGACCGGCTGCGCCGAGCCCAGATCCACCTGCAGCGTCGCGGGCGCGCCGGGCGAGCAGAACTTGCTGTTGCCGGCGATCGCGCCGTCGACCGCCTTCGCGGCCGACTCCGCGCTGTTGCAGGTCGCGGAGCCGGTGACCGCCTTGCCCAGGGCCAGGTTCGCCCCGAGCTCGGGTTCGGCCGGCGGCTGGGTGCGCCCGTCGGCGAAACTCGGCGGTACGTCACCGGCGCCGGTGCCCCAGGACGACGGGGTGCTGCCCATCGTGTACGCGATCGTCCCGCCCGTCGCGATGTCCGCGTACCGGAAGTAGTTGTGGCTCGTGGCGGAACCACCCACCGACAGCGACTGGACGTAGCGGTTGGTCGTGCTGCCCCCGGTCACCGTGATGGTGCCGGTCGGGCGCTGGATCAGCACGCCCGGGAAGCTGCCGCCGTGCACCGCCAGGGTGTCCGCGCCCGGGGTGACCGGGTAGAAGCCCAGCGCCGCCCAGACGTACCAGGCCGAGGTCGCGCCCAGGTCGTCGTTGCCGGGCAGCCCGCCCGCGCCGGTCGTGAACGACTCGGCCATCACCCGGCGCACCGCGTCACTGGCCCCGGCGGGCTTGCGGGCGAAGTTGTACGCCCACGGCACCCCGTGCTCGGGCTCGTTGCCGATGTAGAAGTACGGCCGGGACAACCCGCCGTTCAGCTCGGTGAAGTGGTGGTCGAGGCGCTGCGCCGCGGTGCCCGGTCCACCCATCAACGTGACGACCGCACCGAGGTTGTGCGGCACCATCCAGGTGTACTGCGCGGCGTTGCCCTCGACGTACGGGCTCTCCTGCGCCGGGTTCAACGGGCTGGTCCACGCGCCGCCGCTGTCGCGGGTGTGGATGAACGCCGACTCGCCGTTGAACAGGCTGCGCCAGTACTGCGAGTGCGCGCTGTAGGTGGTGTAGGCGTCGGTGTCACCCACCGCCTTGGCGAACTGGGCGATGGCGAAGTCGCTGGAGGCGTACTCCAGGGTCTCCGAGGGGTTGCCCGGGATGAACTGGTTGGCCTCGTAGCTGCCCTCGTTGCCGCGCAGCACCGTGCCCTGCGTGCTGCCGCCGGTCGCGCTCTTCTTCATCAGGGCCAGGGCGGCAGCGGTGTCGAAACCGCGCGCCCCGAAGGCGTACGCGCTGCCGACGATGATCGGTCCCGGGTCGCCGGGCATCACGAAGTCCTCGACACTCTGCTGCGACCACTTGGGCAGCAGCCCGCCCTGTTGACCGTCCAGCACCATCGACTTGACGATGTCGGTCATCACGTCCGGGGCGATCAAGGCGACCAGCGCCGACCACGAACGGTAGATGTCCCAGCCGGAGTAGTTCTGGTACACCGGGTGCGTGGCACTGTGCACGGCGCCGTCGAAGCCGCGGTACTCGCCGTTGGTGTCGCTGGCGATGTTCGGGTTCTGCAGCACGTGGTACAGCGCGGTGTAGAACTTCTGCAACTCGGTGGTGCCACCACCGGTGACCTGGACGCGGTTGAGCGCGGTGTTCCAGGCCGAGCTTGCGGCGGCCCGCACGGTGGCGAACGGCGCGGCCTCGGCGGTCGCGTTGTTCTGCGCGTTGGCCACGCTGACGAACGACACCCCGATCGTCGCGTTGACCACGGCGTTGCTGGTGGTGTCGAAGGTGACGTACGCGCCGGCCTGGTTGCCGCTCACGCTGGTGCCACCGGCCGTGACCGTGCCCCCGTTGAACGTCCCGGCCGCGGTGGGCGTGCGGTCGAACTGGATCGAGAAGTACACCTTGTACGTACGACCGCCGCAGAACCCGCCCGCGGTGTGCTCGCCGGAGACCCGGTTGCCGCTGACGGTGACGGTGCCGGCCCGGTCGCCGGTGGCCGAGCGGCTCGCGTTGATCAGCACCCGGGCGCTGGTCGTGGCCGGATAGGTCAGCTTGAGCGCGCCGGTGCGGGTGGTGGCGCTCAGCTCGGCGTCCACGCCGTACTTGTCCAGCCGGTTCTTGTAGTAGCCGGCCTGCGCGACCTCGTTCGTCTTGGTGTAACCGGACGCATAGCTGGTCCACGAGCTGCCCGGCGAGGCCCCGAGCGCGCCGGTGATCGGCAGGATCGGCAGGTCCTCGTTGTTGGGGCAGCCGGCGCCGTTGAAGTGGGTCAGGCTGAACGACTCGACGGTGCGGTCCGAGTCGCGGTAGCCCGACGGCGAGGCGGTCGGGGTGTCCGGGCTGAACTGCAGCATGCCGAACGGGACGGTGGCGCCGGGGAAGGTGCTGCCACCGGCGCCGCCGCCCACGGGGTTGGGGGAGTTGCTGTCGTCGGTGCCGACGAGCGGGTTGACGTACTGGGTGAGCGCCAGGTCCGCGGCGGCGGCCCTGGCTGCCGGGGATGTCCCGGCGGCCTGGGCCGTCTGCGGGACGCTGATTGCTGCGGCGGTGAGGAGAGCCGCCGCGGCGAGGGTACGGAGCATGGGGATGCCGTCCCTTCCATCGATGGGGATGACAACGCTGTCAGCTGTATCCGTACCTGTCAATATTCAAAACTCTTTCCAGCACCGGCATGGCCCGCAACACCTGCCGCGAGCGGATCAACGTGTCCCACATCGGCTCGAACTTCTTCCACCCGCCCGCATACGCCAGATGCCGCATCCGGTCCCCGGCGGGCTTGCCCTTCGCCCCGTCCCAGATGGCACGCCACCGGTAGAAGTCCCGGTAAGCCCGCCAATAGCCGTCCTCCAGCTGCCCGGCCGTCATCCCCTGCGGCCGGTGGACCACATGCCGGGTGTCGTACCGGTCCCAGTCCTGATGGACGATGCGCCCGGCCGCCGCCATCCTGCGGTGCAGCGCGGTCCCCGGATACGGCGTCATGATGTGGAACGTCGCGGTCTCCAGCCCGTTGGCCACGCCCCACTCGACCGTACGGTCGAAGACGTCCGGCCCGTCGCCGTCCATCCCGAACACGAAGCTGGCATTGATCATCACCCCGGCGTCGTGCAGCTTGCGCACCACGGCTTCGTAGCTGCGGCCGACGTTCTGGCGTTTCCGCTGCTCCGTGAGGTTGGCGGCGTTGATGGTCTCCAGGCCGACGAACATGCTGCGCAGGCCAGCGGCGGCTGCCCTCGCGAGCAGGTCCGCCTTCCGGCGACCCGCCTGCGCCGGTGCGCCGGGTGCGGTGCTCAGCTTGAGGATCGTGCCCGCCGCTTCCTCGGGTGCGGTGCCCGGTCCGAGGATCGCGTCCACCGTGCCGGCTGCCTGGAACACCCGGCCCATCCCGCGCATCCCCTCGAACAACGCCTCCGCGAAGCGCCGGTTGCCGAACAGGTGGTCGTCCAGGAAGTACAGGTGCTTGCCCGGCAGCCGCTCGATCTCGGCCAGCGCGGCGTCCACCTGCTGGGTGTAGAACGACTTGCCCCCGGCGAAGAAGGCGTCCTTGTAGCAGAAGTCGCAGTGGTGCGGGCACCCGCGGGTCACCACGATCGAGTTCGGCACCAGGTAGCGCTCGCGTCGGATCAGGTCACGCCGGATCGGCGGCAGGTGGTGCAGCGTGCGTTCGCTCGACACGTACCGGCTCCGCGGTTCCCCGCGGCGGAAGTCGTCGAGGAAATGCGGCCAGGTGTCCTCCCCGGGGCCGAGGAAGATGGCGTCGGCATGCTGGGCGGCCTCCTCCGGCAGCGACGTCACATGCAACCCGCCGAGCGCCACGAAGACGCCGCGCTCGCGATACTTGGCCGCGATCTCGTACGACCGCCGCGCCGACGTGATGTACACCTGGATGACGACGACATCGGGCTCGTCACCATCGATGAAATCGTCAATGCGTTCAACATGTTCGTCGAGGATCCGCACCTCGTCGTCGTCCCGCAGGTAACCGGCCAGCGTCGCCAGCCCCAGCGGCGGGAACAACGAATACTTGACCGGCCGGAACAGCGGGCTCGTCGCCTCGGTCAACGCCGGCAGGATCATCGTCACGCGCATGCCCCGCAACGCTAGGCACGAGTTGCGGAGCACCGGTGCGTCAGATGTGCAGATCCCGGGCGGATGGTCAGCCGGTGATCCAGGGCAGGTTCATCGTGCGGAACACGATCGACCGGTGCGACGTGTCGCTCGCGTCGGCGTTCTCGTTCACCTCGACCAGCGCACCCACCTGCTTGTTCGCCGTCTTGGCCAGGCTGGAGTAGCCGCCCTCCACCACGTTCGCCGAGCCCAGCTGCGGCCAGGCCGGCATCGGCGCGTCGCTCAGCCGGCGGCTCACCGGCCAGGTCACGCCCTCGTCCGTGCTCACCCGGATCGTCATCGCCCGGCGGTTGACCGAGCTGGCCGAGTTGAGGAAGATGATGCGCGGCGTCGTGTCCAGGTTGTAGCGCAGGATCGATGCCTCGGCGTGCGGGTCGGGAAGGTGCGGATCGGGCGCGTAGGCGTCGAAGCCGCCCTCGATCGTGCCGCGGGCCACCCAGCGGTTCTTCGCCGTTTCCCAGGTTGACATGACGGCGGTGTCGTTGCGCATCAACCGTCCGTCCGTCAGCTCGAGCAAGGTGCTCTCACCGGTGACCTCCTGTCCACGGGCCATCGGGGCGCTGTGGAAT includes:
- a CDS encoding radical SAM protein; amino-acid sequence: MRVTMILPALTEATSPLFRPVKYSLFPPLGLATLAGYLRDDDEVRILDEHVERIDDFIDGDEPDVVVIQVYITSARRSYEIAAKYRERGVFVALGGLHVTSLPEEAAQHADAIFLGPGEDTWPHFLDDFRRGEPRSRYVSSERTLHHLPPIRRDLIRRERYLVPNSIVVTRGCPHHCDFCYKDAFFAGGKSFYTQQVDAALAEIERLPGKHLYFLDDHLFGNRRFAEALFEGMRGMGRVFQAAGTVDAILGPGTAPEEAAGTILKLSTAPGAPAQAGRRKADLLARAAAAGLRSMFVGLETINAANLTEQRKRQNVGRSYEAVVRKLHDAGVMINASFVFGMDGDGPDVFDRTVEWGVANGLETATFHIMTPYPGTALHRRMAAAGRIVHQDWDRYDTRHVVHRPQGMTAGQLEDGYWRAYRDFYRWRAIWDGAKGKPAGDRMRHLAYAGGWKKFEPMWDTLIRSRQVLRAMPVLERVLNIDRYGYS
- a CDS encoding GH92 family glycosyl hydrolase, with amino-acid sequence MLRTLAAAALLTAAAISVPQTAQAAGTSPAARAAAADLALTQYVNPLVGTDDSNSPNPVGGGAGGSTFPGATVPFGMLQFSPDTPTASPSGYRDSDRTVESFSLTHFNGAGCPNNEDLPILPITGALGASPGSSWTSYASGYTKTNEVAQAGYYKNRLDKYGVDAELSATTRTGALKLTYPATTSARVLINASRSATGDRAGTVTVSGNRVSGEHTAGGFCGGRTYKVYFSIQFDRTPTAAGTFNGGTVTAGGTSVSGNQAGAYVTFDTTSNAVVNATIGVSFVSVANAQNNATAEAAPFATVRAAASSAWNTALNRVQVTGGGTTELQKFYTALYHVLQNPNIASDTNGEYRGFDGAVHSATHPVYQNYSGWDIYRSWSALVALIAPDVMTDIVKSMVLDGQQGGLLPKWSQQSVEDFVMPGDPGPIIVGSAYAFGARGFDTAAALALMKKSATGGSTQGTVLRGNEGSYEANQFIPGNPSETLEYASSDFAIAQFAKAVGDTDAYTTYSAHSQYWRSLFNGESAFIHTRDSGGAWTSPLNPAQESPYVEGNAAQYTWMVPHNLGAVVTLMGGPGTAAQRLDHHFTELNGGLSRPYFYIGNEPEHGVPWAYNFARKPAGASDAVRRVMAESFTTGAGGLPGNDDLGATSAWYVWAALGFYPVTPGADTLAVHGGSFPGVLIQRPTGTITVTGGSTTNRYVQSLSVGGSATSHNYFRYADIATGGTIAYTMGSTPSSWGTGAGDVPPSFADGRTQPPAEPELGANLALGKAVTGSATCNSAESAAKAVDGAIAGNSKFCSPGAPATLQVDLGSAQPVSSFVVEHAGLGGEQTGWNTGAYTISTSTDGSTWSTAVAVSGARASRSYLPIPARTARYVRFEASQPAADGSGTARIYELQVYGSSSAPADLALRKPASADSSCAATESADRAFNGSWLGGWYDKWCSQGSSKWLQTDLGSSRHIGSVVIRHAGAGGEYPRWNTRDFDVQTSADGSTWTTRAQVRGNTADSTTTAVNADARYLRIAVVTPAQDGSAAARIYEVDVRS